The Candidatus Binatus sp. genome has a segment encoding these proteins:
- a CDS encoding cold-shock protein — MFGTIKKIVKDKGFGFIIPDDGTEEVFFHRSKLYPKVQFDDLREGNEVQFEVRPGDKGPQAFNLRLR, encoded by the coding sequence GTGTTTGGCACGATCAAGAAAATAGTCAAGGACAAGGGCTTCGGTTTCATTATCCCGGATGACGGCACGGAGGAAGTATTTTTTCATCGATCGAAACTCTACCCGAAAGTTCAGTTCGACGATTTGCGCGAAGGCAACGAGGTCCAGTTCGAAGTGCGTCCTGGCGACAAGGGGCCGCAAGCGTTCAACCTCC